Proteins from a genomic interval of Rickettsia sp. Oklahoma-10:
- the dnaA gene encoding chromosomal replication initiator protein DnaA, giving the protein MSTNQIILTDQGDNYLNVWSHVAQDLYNHYGETLYNSWFSKVNFIESSLNTVILCAPTNFVRDWIKSKYSMVILQLFQHYNNTIKSVEIITKELPRTTKTVIELPTKTFVDIGSNELNSENIFSTLDLRFTFDNFVVGAPNELAYAAARAVAESTDAVSESNPLFLYGGVGLGKTHLMHAIGWYIKQNNQTRKVIYMSAEKFMYQFVKALRNKEVIAFKEKFRSVDVLMIDDIQFICGKDSTQEEFFHTFNTLIDNNRQIVISCDRSPSDLDNIEDRIKSRLGWGLVADVHSTTYELRLGILESKIEQMNVKIPKNVIDFLASKIVSNVRELEGALNKVIAYSNFTLKEITLENTQNILRDLLRSNERIITIEDIQKKIASRYNIKLSDMSSSRRLREVARPRQIAMYISKALTSKSLADIGKKFGKKDHTTVMHAIKKVEELMENDLEFREEINLLMKILQN; this is encoded by the coding sequence GTGAGTACTAATCAAATAATTTTAACGGATCAAGGGGATAATTATTTAAATGTCTGGAGTCATGTGGCTCAAGATCTTTACAATCATTACGGCGAAACTCTATATAATAGCTGGTTTAGTAAAGTCAATTTTATAGAATCTTCATTAAATACCGTTATTCTTTGTGCCCCTACTAACTTTGTTAGAGATTGGATAAAATCCAAGTATTCTATGGTCATATTACAATTATTTCAACATTATAACAATACCATTAAGTCAGTTGAAATAATTACTAAAGAGTTACCTAGAACAACCAAAACAGTTATAGAATTACCTACTAAGACTTTTGTCGATATCGGCAGCAACGAGCTTAATTCGGAAAATATTTTTTCAACTCTTGACTTACGTTTTACTTTTGATAATTTTGTGGTTGGAGCACCAAATGAGCTAGCTTATGCTGCTGCAAGAGCGGTCGCAGAATCAACGGATGCCGTTTCTGAATCTAATCCGCTTTTTTTATATGGCGGTGTAGGGCTTGGCAAAACGCATTTAATGCATGCAATTGGTTGGTATATAAAGCAGAATAACCAAACCCGTAAAGTGATATATATGTCAGCAGAGAAATTTATGTATCAGTTTGTTAAAGCTCTGCGTAACAAAGAAGTAATCGCGTTCAAAGAGAAATTTCGTTCTGTTGATGTGTTAATGATTGATGATATTCAATTTATTTGCGGCAAAGATAGTACTCAAGAAGAGTTTTTCCATACTTTTAATACGCTGATTGATAATAACCGTCAAATAGTTATTTCTTGTGATAGGTCGCCTTCAGATTTAGATAATATTGAAGATCGGATAAAATCCCGCCTTGGATGGGGTTTAGTTGCTGACGTTCATAGTACCACTTATGAGCTGCGTTTAGGTATTCTTGAATCTAAGATCGAACAAATGAATGTTAAAATACCAAAAAACGTTATTGATTTTTTAGCATCTAAAATCGTTTCAAACGTTAGAGAACTTGAAGGAGCTTTAAATAAGGTGATTGCTTATTCTAATTTTACTTTAAAAGAAATTACACTTGAAAATACACAAAATATTTTAAGAGATTTATTACGTTCTAATGAAAGAATAATTACAATTGAAGATATTCAGAAAAAAATAGCTAGTCGTTATAATATTAAATTATCTGACATGTCTTCGTCGCGGAGATTACGAGAAGTTGCAAGACCACGTCAAATAGCTATGTATATTAGTAAAGCATTAACATCGAAAAGCCTTGCTGATATCGGAAAAAAATTCGGTAAAAAAGATCATACAACGGTTATGCATGCTATTAAAAAAGTAGAGGAATTAATGGAAAATGATCTAGAATTTCGTGAAGAGATTAATTTACTGATGAAAATATTACAGAATTAA
- a CDS encoding patatin-like phospholipase family protein: MAEKVNNIKTHRVLALSGGGVKGISELIVLIEIEARTGKSIAELFPIISGTSVGGLIAGLLTIPKEPGSKEAKYSAREALEIFKASANHIFPDSFLGSVKQIFTHKYSQKPLKELLEKYLGDNRMDDTTSRLVIPVNDLTTCGKLKIFDSFHGYSTHVRVKDVLLATTAAPTYFKPIMDKAAIQEYNYASGTAYAYADGGLNANRPASEVLKLLKKGYIHKEQHHIRVENNFTREEQKEILDHTMVCAFNFSNNIEPKSSIPKIGTDGIIGWLVKGKLVSRLMNNMENSSTIEVKNDLSGEDEFFEIRLPITKETKSLDNASPKNIARLEEIGRKYIQENNELIQKLCDNLLDNLNKEQAANQTIAFIDEDFEEEENIENNKEIINKPIATQALESDDEGFEEDTEYEKEALLTSIKKFLSAFSEQHPALKNDIANFLQKAENYTLKELKGCIVSFEEASLTWQAKQNNTNLFNGCRMEALKEEIDLEGIDAEVLNHEILA; encoded by the coding sequence ATGGCAGAAAAAGTTAATAATATAAAAACTCATAGAGTACTTGCACTTTCCGGCGGTGGAGTTAAAGGTATATCTGAGTTAATAGTACTTATCGAAATCGAGGCGAGAACAGGAAAATCTATTGCTGAGTTATTTCCTATTATTTCGGGTACTAGTGTAGGCGGTCTCATAGCTGGCTTATTAACAATTCCAAAAGAACCAGGTTCAAAAGAAGCAAAATATAGTGCTAGAGAAGCATTGGAGATATTTAAAGCAAGTGCAAATCATATATTTCCTGATAGCTTTTTAGGTTCCGTTAAACAAATATTTACTCACAAATATAGTCAAAAACCTTTAAAAGAATTATTAGAAAAATATTTAGGCGATAATAGAATGGACGATACTACTTCTCGCCTTGTTATTCCAGTCAATGATTTGACTACCTGTGGAAAATTAAAAATTTTTGATAGTTTTCACGGTTATAGCACTCATGTTAGAGTCAAAGATGTATTACTTGCAACAACAGCAGCACCTACTTATTTTAAACCTATTATGGATAAAGCGGCCATACAGGAATATAATTATGCTTCGGGCACTGCTTATGCATATGCAGACGGGGGACTCAATGCTAACAGACCGGCAAGCGAAGTTTTAAAGCTTCTTAAAAAGGGTTATATACATAAAGAGCAACATCATATACGCGTAGAGAACAACTTCACACGTGAAGAGCAAAAAGAGATATTAGATCATACTATGGTTTGTGCTTTCAATTTCAGTAATAACATTGAACCAAAGAGTTCCATACCTAAAATTGGCACTGATGGAATAATAGGTTGGCTTGTGAAAGGAAAATTAGTAAGCAGGCTTATGAATAATATGGAAAATTCTTCTACTATCGAGGTTAAAAATGATTTATCTGGAGAAGATGAATTTTTTGAAATAAGATTACCTATTACAAAAGAAACCAAAAGCTTAGATAATGCAAGTCCTAAAAATATTGCAAGATTAGAAGAAATAGGACGGAAATATATTCAGGAGAATAACGAATTAATTCAAAAATTATGTGATAACTTACTTGATAATTTAAATAAAGAACAAGCGGCTAATCAAACTATAGCTTTTATAGATGAAGACTTTGAAGAAGAAGAGAATATAGAAAATAATAAAGAGATAATTAATAAACCGATAGCCACCCAGGCTCTAGAGTCTGACGATGAAGGCTTTGAAGAAGATACAGAATATGAAAAAGAAGCATTATTAACCAGTATTAAGAAATTTTTAAGTGCATTTAGTGAACAACATCCAGCATTAAAAAACGACATAGCTAACTTTTTACAAAAAGCAGAAAATTATACATTAAAAGAACTTAAAGGATGTATTGTCAGTTTTGAAGAAGCTAGTTTAACATGGCAAGCCAAGCAAAATAACACTAATTTATTCAATGGCTGTAGAATGGAAGCCTTAAAGGAAGAAATTGACCTTGAAGGGATAGACGCTGAGGTCTTAAATCATGAGATTTTGGCATAA
- a CDS encoding Bcr/CflA family efflux MFS transporter, with protein sequence MKIVKKIPAWMLLCLFILSPTTETIYTSGLPSITKYFGIDGGITQITSTLYFLGFALGILSLGRLSDIYGRRPIVLLGLFIYIISSIISIFAVNIKMLMMARFTQAFGVSVGSVIGQAMARDSYQGSELSYIYASLSPWLLFIPSLGSSIGGYIVDYSSWHYVFVFFSITSIILLALYYKVLPETNSYIYFSQSSKYFEVLQVIIKDKMLWLYAFIIGAFNGIYYGFYIEAPFIFIDKMKVVPSFYGKLAFLLSFAGIFGGFLGGYLIKKRHIHDKKVMGLGFIFSLCGCILFVINAFILEAIQTSKNLAIIMIFVPMMIHMLGHNILIPITLRYALEDYTKVTGTAGSIFGAIYYVLIAVITYIVSQIHAETISNFALLSVALSISAAAAFYYILHL encoded by the coding sequence ATGAAAATTGTTAAGAAAATTCCAGCATGGATGCTTCTATGCTTATTTATTTTATCTCCAACTACAGAAACAATTTACACTTCCGGATTGCCGAGTATAACCAAATATTTTGGTATTGACGGCGGTATCACTCAAATTACCTCTACATTATATTTTTTAGGATTTGCTCTTGGTATATTATCACTTGGGAGATTATCAGATATTTACGGCAGAAGACCTATAGTGTTATTAGGACTTTTTATTTATATTATATCTTCAATTATTAGCATTTTTGCAGTTAATATAAAAATGTTGATGATGGCTCGTTTTACTCAAGCTTTTGGTGTAAGTGTGGGGTCGGTTATCGGTCAGGCTATGGCTAGAGACTCTTATCAAGGTTCAGAATTATCATATATTTATGCTAGCTTATCCCCATGGCTTTTATTTATTCCTTCTTTAGGTTCATCTATAGGAGGCTATATTGTAGACTATTCAAGCTGGCATTATGTTTTTGTATTTTTCAGTATAACGAGTATTATATTATTAGCTTTATATTATAAAGTACTACCTGAAACAAATTCTTATATATATTTTTCTCAAAGCAGTAAATATTTTGAGGTTTTGCAGGTAATTATTAAAGATAAAATGCTTTGGTTATATGCTTTTATCATTGGTGCATTTAACGGTATATATTACGGGTTTTATATAGAAGCACCTTTTATTTTTATTGATAAAATGAAAGTTGTCCCTTCCTTTTATGGTAAATTAGCATTTTTATTATCTTTTGCTGGTATTTTTGGAGGATTTTTAGGGGGGTATTTGATAAAAAAACGTCATATACATGATAAAAAAGTTATGGGGTTAGGATTTATTTTTAGTCTGTGCGGTTGTATATTATTTGTGATAAATGCTTTTATATTGGAAGCCATTCAAACAAGTAAAAACCTTGCAATTATTATGATATTTGTGCCTATGATGATTCATATGCTAGGACATAATATACTTATTCCTATAACGCTTCGTTATGCACTGGAGGATTATACTAAAGTAACAGGCACTGCCGGTTCAATATTCGGTGCAATATATTATGTACTCATTGCAGTTATAACCTATATAGTGTCTCAAATACATGCTGAAACAATAAGCAATTTTGCTTTATTAAGTGTAGCTTTAAGTATTAGCGCTGCTGCTGCATTTTACTATATTTTGCATTTATGA
- the ychF gene encoding redox-regulated ATPase YchF yields MTLKLGIVGLPNVGKSTLFNALTASQAADAANYPFCTIEPNSSTVLVPDERLHKLASLAGSEKIISSYIEFVDIAGLVKGASKGEGLGNKFLSHIREVDAILHVLRCFEDEDVTHVYNKVDPLYDLEIIETELILADIESVEKRLATSEKRVKSGDKTMMVQIEILKEVYKLLADGKPARVLNETLGVDNLKQLQLITSKPVLYVCNVLEQDAAGGNEFTQLVAERAKKDNATSVVVSSKIEADIALLESMEGKEEFLKDIGLDETGLNKVIKEGYNLLNLKSFFTIGPKEAHSWTFKDGTLASAAAGIIHTDFEKGFIRAEVIGYEDYISLGSEVKAKEVGKMRLEGKEYKMQDGDIVRFRFK; encoded by the coding sequence ATGACACTAAAATTAGGAATTGTGGGGTTGCCGAATGTCGGTAAGTCAACGTTATTTAATGCTTTAACGGCAAGTCAGGCTGCGGATGCTGCGAATTATCCATTTTGTACTATTGAGCCTAATAGTAGTACAGTTTTAGTACCGGATGAGCGTTTGCATAAACTAGCAAGTTTAGCTGGAAGCGAAAAAATTATTTCATCTTATATTGAGTTTGTTGATATTGCAGGGCTTGTTAAAGGAGCAAGTAAAGGGGAAGGGCTAGGTAATAAGTTCTTGTCTCATATCAGGGAAGTTGATGCAATACTGCACGTACTGCGTTGCTTTGAAGATGAAGATGTAACGCATGTATATAATAAAGTCGATCCACTTTATGATCTAGAGATTATTGAAACGGAATTAATACTTGCCGATATAGAATCGGTCGAGAAGCGTTTAGCTACAAGTGAAAAGCGCGTAAAGTCAGGCGATAAAACAATGATGGTGCAGATAGAAATATTAAAAGAGGTTTATAAATTGTTGGCAGACGGTAAACCTGCAAGAGTGTTAAATGAAACTTTAGGAGTTGATAATTTAAAGCAATTACAGTTAATTACTTCTAAGCCTGTTTTGTATGTATGTAATGTGCTTGAACAAGATGCTGCAGGTGGCAATGAATTTACGCAATTAGTAGCGGAAAGAGCAAAGAAAGACAATGCTACAAGTGTTGTAGTTTCTTCAAAAATAGAAGCTGATATTGCTTTGCTTGAAAGTATGGAAGGAAAAGAAGAATTTTTAAAAGATATTGGCTTAGACGAAACAGGACTTAATAAAGTAATTAAAGAAGGATATAATTTATTAAACTTAAAGAGCTTTTTTACCATAGGTCCTAAAGAAGCCCATAGTTGGACTTTTAAAGACGGCACGCTTGCATCTGCCGCTGCCGGTATTATTCATACTGATTTTGAAAAAGGCTTTATTAGAGCAGAAGTTATCGGCTATGAAGATTACATAAGTCTTGGTAGTGAAGTAAAAGCTAAGGAAGTAGGAAAAATGCGTTTAGAGGGTAAAGAATATAAAATGCAAGATGGGGATATAGTACGTTTTAGGTTTAAATAA
- the pth gene encoding aminoacyl-tRNA hydrolase, which translates to MILVIGLGNPGKVYQYTRHNIGFIAIEKIANQYNLSFSIKKKFNCEIAESIIERQKLIFVQPTTYMNLSGKSVILVKTYYNIHPEKIFVIHDDIDLKIGRIKFKTGGGNGGHNGLKSIDGVIGNNYNRIRIGVGRPQNNQDIADYLLNNFPKSEYEITIQAIDKITNNFDLILENKLEEFKNKIG; encoded by the coding sequence ATGATTCTTGTTATTGGTCTTGGTAATCCAGGAAAAGTATATCAATATACAAGGCATAATATTGGTTTTATTGCTATAGAGAAAATAGCAAACCAATATAATTTATCATTTAGTATAAAGAAAAAATTCAATTGCGAAATTGCTGAAAGTATCATAGAAAGACAAAAGCTAATTTTTGTACAACCTACTACTTACATGAATTTATCTGGTAAATCAGTGATATTGGTGAAAACATATTATAATATTCATCCTGAAAAAATTTTTGTTATTCATGATGATATTGATTTAAAAATAGGCAGAATAAAGTTTAAAACCGGTGGTGGTAACGGTGGGCATAACGGTTTAAAATCAATTGACGGGGTTATAGGCAATAACTATAACCGCATTAGAATTGGAGTGGGTAGACCGCAAAATAATCAGGATATAGCAGATTACCTACTTAATAATTTCCCTAAATCGGAATATGAAATAACAATTCAAGCTATAGATAAAATTACTAATAACTTTGATTTAATATTAGAAAATAAATTAGAAGAATTTAAGAATAAAATTGGATAG
- a CDS encoding 50S ribosomal protein L25/general stress protein Ctc has protein sequence MSEILELEAKYRTEFGTGAARALRREGRVPAIIYGAGKTPISISLEEKEITKYYRKPAFISQLINLTIDKKQYKVLPKAVELHPVTDIVRHVDFVFLAAKTQKMEVPVVYEGKERALGVKRGGYFNIVKRRVTLLCDVNNILRNVTIDVTNMPIATSLKSSKIVLPKGCSFATKKEFVLATIIGRKGAKTEIEGEQQAVEAGK, from the coding sequence ATGAGTGAAATATTAGAACTTGAAGCAAAATACCGTACAGAATTTGGTACGGGCGCAGCAAGAGCATTAAGAAGAGAAGGACGTGTCCCGGCTATTATTTATGGAGCAGGTAAAACCCCTATTAGTATTTCTTTAGAAGAAAAGGAAATAACTAAATATTATAGAAAGCCGGCTTTTATCTCTCAGTTAATTAATTTAACAATTGATAAGAAACAATATAAAGTATTACCGAAAGCAGTGGAGTTACATCCTGTTACGGATATAGTACGCCATGTTGATTTTGTCTTTTTAGCAGCAAAAACCCAAAAAATGGAAGTGCCGGTAGTATATGAAGGTAAAGAAAGAGCTTTAGGGGTTAAAAGAGGTGGATACTTTAACATAGTAAAAAGAAGAGTTACACTGTTATGTGATGTTAATAATATCCTAAGAAACGTAACTATCGACGTTACTAATATGCCTATTGCTACTTCACTAAAATCTTCAAAAATAGTATTACCGAAAGGATGTAGTTTTGCTACAAAAAAAGAATTTGTCCTTGCAACTATTATAGGGCGTAAAGGGGCAAAAACTGAAATTGAAGGGGAACAACAAGCTGTTGAAGCAGGCAAGTAG
- a CDS encoding 7-carboxy-7-deazaguanine synthase QueE has translation MFGQNPKRSILNGDGTKLEVKSIFKTIQGEGIFVGSPAIFVRLGGCNLACNFCDTEFENFDLVDITEILNKVESLALNSKNEKSINLVVITGGEPLRQPISLLCQKLLDRDFKVQIETNGTLYRSLPNAVSIICSPKAGKTGYTKIREDFLSQISAVKFIVAKNILEYSFIPEVGQTAYNIPVFVQPMDQNNPKLNDENNALAVKLALESGARLSLQTHKFLGIE, from the coding sequence ATGTTCGGACAAAATCCTAAAAGGAGTATATTAAACGGTGATGGTACTAAGTTAGAGGTAAAGTCTATTTTTAAGACCATACAAGGTGAGGGAATTTTTGTAGGTAGTCCTGCTATATTTGTAAGGCTTGGGGGATGTAACCTTGCTTGTAATTTTTGTGATACGGAGTTTGAAAATTTTGATTTAGTAGATATAACCGAGATTTTGAATAAAGTAGAAAGTTTGGCATTAAATTCTAAAAATGAAAAATCAATTAATTTAGTAGTAATAACCGGTGGTGAGCCGCTGCGTCAACCTATATCATTATTATGTCAGAAGTTACTAGACCGGGATTTTAAAGTCCAAATAGAGACTAACGGTACGTTATATCGCTCTTTACCAAATGCAGTGTCTATAATTTGTTCGCCGAAAGCAGGTAAAACCGGTTACACTAAAATAAGAGAAGATTTCTTGTCTCAAATTAGTGCAGTGAAATTTATTGTTGCTAAAAATATTTTAGAATATAGTTTCATACCGGAAGTAGGTCAAACAGCTTATAATATACCGGTTTTTGTGCAGCCTATGGATCAAAACAATCCAAAGCTTAATGACGAAAATAATGCGTTAGCAGTAAAGTTAGCACTAGAAAGCGGGGCGAGGTTATCTTTGCAAACTCACAAATTTTTAGGGATTGAGTAA
- the rpmI gene encoding 50S ribosomal protein L35, producing MPKLKTKSAVKKRFKLTASGKVIASQAGKKHLMRHRTKAQIRNLRGTTILCNQEGYNIKKYFLPYGTN from the coding sequence ATGCCTAAATTAAAAACAAAATCTGCCGTAAAAAAACGTTTTAAACTTACTGCTAGCGGCAAGGTTATCGCATCTCAAGCAGGAAAAAAACATTTAATGCGTCACCGCACTAAAGCTCAAATTCGTAACCTTCGCGGGACTACAATCCTTTGCAATCAAGAAGGATATAATATTAAAAAATATTTTTTACCGTACGGTACAAATTAA
- the rplT gene encoding 50S ribosomal protein L20 has product MTRAKSGKISKNRHKKILKLAKGYRGRANSCFRVAITKVEKALQYAYRDRRNRKRDFRGLWIQRINAAVREHGLVYSKFMGALKKADIDIDRKILAELAINNSYGFTSIVEKAKAHI; this is encoded by the coding sequence ATGACACGCGCAAAATCAGGAAAAATTTCCAAAAATCGACATAAAAAAATTCTAAAATTAGCCAAAGGCTATAGAGGTAGAGCAAATAGCTGTTTTAGAGTAGCTATTACAAAAGTAGAAAAAGCTCTCCAGTATGCTTATAGAGATCGAAGAAACCGTAAACGTGATTTTAGAGGCTTATGGATTCAAAGAATAAATGCAGCAGTAAGAGAGCATGGGCTTGTTTACTCTAAGTTTATGGGAGCTCTAAAAAAAGCAGACATTGATATAGATCGTAAAATACTCGCAGAACTTGCTATAAATAATAGTTATGGATTCACAAGTATTGTAGAAAAAGCAAAAGCACATATTTAA
- the rpmH gene encoding 50S ribosomal protein L34 has product MKRTFQPSNLVRKRRHGFRTRMATPSGRTILRRRRAKGRHKLSA; this is encoded by the coding sequence ATGAAACGTACATTTCAACCTAGCAATTTAGTTAGAAAAAGAAGACATGGTTTTAGAACTAGAATGGCTACTCCATCCGGAAGAACAATCTTAAGAAGACGCCGTGCTAAAGGTAGACATAAATTATCCGCTTAA
- the rnpA gene encoding ribonuclease P protein component, with amino-acid sequence MSITSLKNQKEFELINKLGRRFHERCFILVIARNLPSIFLESRYNVFLGIKVSKKLNKKAVIRNKIKRRIRHLIRIIVSDSKLKVIKLAIIIIPRKGFEEINFSLLNYELSKIILKNI; translated from the coding sequence TTGTCTATTACCTCTTTAAAAAATCAAAAAGAATTTGAGCTTATAAATAAGCTTGGAAGAAGGTTTCATGAGAGATGTTTTATTTTAGTAATAGCAAGAAATCTTCCAAGTATCTTCCTTGAATCAAGATATAATGTCTTTTTAGGAATCAAAGTTAGCAAAAAGTTAAATAAAAAAGCCGTAATTCGCAATAAAATTAAAAGGCGTATAAGACATCTAATTAGAATTATCGTTAGTGATTCTAAGCTTAAGGTTATAAAGCTTGCCATAATTATTATTCCAAGAAAAGGATTTGAAGAGATAAACTTTTCACTCTTGAATTATGAATTAAGTAAAATAATCTTAAAAAATATTTAA
- a CDS encoding sensor histidine kinase NtrY-like codes for MLSYLKQNLCSYFASRMLIFILMAATIIFACATFYVISLKSQNSSTIIGFLLVDLAIFLVLGVLLTQKFFAKNNNNDTSKLQHRIVIAFSLVAAIPTIIVSVFSVYFFNLSVQVWFDKKISTVLDQSVIVAESYIAEHKLQLKETALAVAEDLGDMYYDLIHNPALFTKTLNTEAEMRSLDEAIVLNKSTNTIVANSYLNFSLSFTTIPAHLIKKADLGEPVEVKSDPTKIRMLIKLKEYNDVYLLVGRLIDNKIIDHIDATNGAAAEYHSLKNEIDNIQIKFSIMFIFIALLLLFVAISFGVIFTAKIVNPIKKLVTATDKVKDGDLTVQVPEHEVDKDEIGTLYAAFNRMIKQLSRQQRDLVIAQRAMVWSDVAKKVAHEIKNPLTPILLASERLLKKFSPEIKERTEFENYLKMIVRHTNDIKNIVSEFVLFARLPAPKFTKSELVYLVKHIVEARKLLNDNIVYKFESNVDHFDFMCDATQINQVMINLLKNAEESIEGREAGKIEVTIDAKDDFISVIIIDNGRGFPPELIGKATESYVTTSSKGMGVGLAIVKRIVEEHCGVLDIANREEEGAIIDIKFDLKELDVKVGL; via the coding sequence ATGCTTAGTTATCTTAAACAAAACCTATGTTCTTATTTTGCTAGTAGAATGCTGATTTTTATTTTAATGGCTGCTACCATTATTTTTGCCTGTGCTACTTTTTATGTGATATCTTTAAAATCGCAGAATTCTAGTACGATTATTGGGTTTTTATTAGTTGATTTAGCAATTTTTTTAGTTTTAGGTGTTTTACTAACTCAAAAATTCTTTGCTAAAAACAATAATAATGATACTTCTAAATTACAACATCGTATTGTAATTGCCTTTAGTTTAGTTGCTGCTATTCCAACCATAATTGTTTCAGTATTTTCTGTTTATTTTTTTAATCTTAGTGTTCAAGTATGGTTTGATAAGAAGATTTCTACAGTGCTTGATCAATCCGTAATAGTTGCTGAATCTTATATTGCCGAGCATAAATTACAGCTAAAAGAAACAGCTTTAGCTGTTGCTGAAGATTTAGGGGATATGTATTACGATTTAATTCATAATCCTGCTTTGTTTACTAAAACGCTTAATACCGAAGCAGAGATGCGTTCACTTGATGAAGCAATAGTTTTAAACAAATCTACCAATACTATAGTAGCTAATAGTTATTTAAATTTTTCTTTGTCGTTTACAACTATCCCTGCACATTTAATTAAAAAAGCAGATTTAGGTGAACCGGTGGAAGTAAAATCTGATCCAACTAAAATAAGAATGCTGATTAAATTAAAAGAATATAATGATGTATATTTATTAGTCGGTAGATTAATAGATAATAAAATTATCGATCATATAGATGCAACTAATGGAGCAGCTGCCGAGTATCATAGTCTTAAAAATGAAATAGATAACATACAAATCAAGTTCTCTATAATGTTTATTTTTATTGCCTTATTACTTCTTTTTGTAGCTATAAGTTTTGGGGTTATTTTTACTGCTAAAATAGTAAACCCTATTAAAAAATTAGTTACCGCAACCGACAAAGTTAAAGACGGTGATTTAACAGTACAAGTGCCTGAACATGAAGTAGATAAAGATGAAATAGGAACGCTTTATGCAGCATTTAATAGAATGATTAAGCAGCTTTCCCGTCAGCAACGTGACTTAGTTATAGCACAAAGGGCTATGGTTTGGTCAGATGTCGCTAAGAAAGTAGCGCATGAGATTAAAAATCCTCTCACTCCTATTTTACTTGCTTCTGAAAGGTTGCTTAAGAAATTTAGTCCTGAAATAAAAGAAAGAACGGAATTTGAAAATTATTTAAAAATGATTGTACGTCATACTAACGATATTAAAAATATAGTGTCTGAATTTGTGCTTTTTGCACGTCTTCCTGCTCCCAAATTTACTAAGAGTGAATTAGTGTATTTAGTTAAACATATTGTTGAAGCACGTAAATTACTTAATGATAATATTGTGTATAAATTTGAGTCTAATGTAGATCACTTTGATTTTATGTGTGATGCGACCCAAATAAATCAAGTGATGATAAATTTGTTGAAAAATGCAGAAGAATCAATAGAAGGGCGAGAAGCCGGGAAAATAGAAGTTACTATAGATGCTAAAGACGATTTCATTAGCGTTATTATAATAGATAATGGTAGAGGATTCCCGCCTGAGCTAATAGGCAAAGCTACCGAAAGCTATGTTACAACCAGCAGTAAAGGTATGGGTGTAGGGCTTGCTATAGTCAAAAGAATAGTAGAAGAGCATTGTGGCGTTTTAGACATAGCAAATAGGGAAGAAGAGGGAGCGATAATCGATATAAAATTTGATTTAAAAGAGCTAGATGTAAAAGTTGGACTCTAA
- the rpsU gene encoding 30S ribosomal protein S21 — protein MILVNVHAGNCDNTLKNFKKKLQRELYFRKMKEQRYYETPSAKRVRKAQEAARRQRKFARKKMFDE, from the coding sequence GTGATACTAGTGAATGTTCACGCCGGTAATTGTGATAACACGCTTAAGAATTTTAAGAAAAAGCTACAAAGGGAGCTTTATTTTCGTAAGATGAAAGAACAGCGCTATTATGAAACGCCTTCAGCAAAGCGTGTCCGTAAAGCACAAGAAGCAGCGAGAAGACAAAGAAAATTTGCTCGTAAAAAAATGTTTGATGAATAG